One region of Gemmatimonadota bacterium genomic DNA includes:
- a CDS encoding DNA polymerase III subunit alpha, with translation MSSFVHLHNHTHYSLLDGASRIEDLAETAKAFDMPAIAMTDHGNMFGAVEFYKTVTAAGLRPIIGCELYLAPGSRKERRPVRSGDRLDRSAQTTHFVVLAKNATGYRNLMKLTSAGYLEGFYYKPRVDMELLEKHSEGLIATSACAKGPLANLVVDGQIDRARTKCAELKEIFGPNFYLEIQDHGLEFDKPINNAMIDFSREFDLPIVATNDAHYLKRGDAPAQDVLVCIQTGKELNDPKRLRFATDSLYFKNADEMSQLFGHVSGALANTVSIAESIEFEMEMGQFKFPHFPLPEGYDSADAYLHKLSFDGMEKRYDTVTPELKARLEYELGVISQMGYPSYFLIVEDIARFAAEQGIPLMTRGSGLGCMVAYVLGITNIDPIEYGLLFERFLNPERVSMPDIDIDLADRERDKVINYVVEKYGKNSVAQIITFGTMGAKAAIRDVGRVLGMSYGDVDRVAKLVPGELKITLDRAIDQVPELKQMADGGGTEGQLIQYARTLEGLARHASVHAAGVVITPGELTDYVPLYKPSNKDTIVTQYPGELMEDIGLPKMDFLGLQNLSVIQDALAIIKDTTGDEIELDDIPLDDPKTLDLFRRGETTGIFQFHSGWLHEFLRRLRPDGVDDLIAMNALCRPGPLNGGVVDDYIDRKHGRKEVTYHHAVMETALKETYGLIVYQEQAMQIARDMAGYTLGRADFLRKAMAKKQPEVMAEERRNFVDGAVENGIEKSIAEEVFGLIEYFGGYAFNKSHSAGYAVLAFQEAYLKVHYPVPFMAALLSNTMSNTEEIVVLINECRKMGIEVLPPDVNRSDKTFVVEGRSIRFGLCAIKNVGQAAVESIVEARKEHGTFEDVFGLCEHIDLRLVNKRVLESLIQAGACDSLEGHRAQLMEVLDSVIEGAQTRQQDREKGQTSLFDLDDMGGGAGLEVHKPVLPMVPRWAASQELGLEKELLGFYVTGHPLKEYEEDIRAFTTAEMRRLELANGRSDGVVVGGIVTEIKPIVDRNGKTMAFVTLEDFSGSGEVLVFSEPYALYRDLVSIDALILVNGHLSKKEEDNKVIASEIIALTDARDRLARSVVLSMEYEQVGDENLASLKGVLETHPGKCDVVLEVSTADHGEIGVRAGNHLQVRPTDELLKTLRESTGAKRVRLAGAPAHSGESGWKPVEMNGRKRNGRGRWNGDGRGNGNGK, from the coding sequence GTGTCCTCGTTCGTACACCTGCACAACCATACCCACTACAGCCTCCTCGACGGCGCCAGCCGCATCGAGGATCTCGCCGAGACCGCCAAAGCCTTCGACATGCCCGCCATCGCCATGACCGACCATGGCAACATGTTCGGCGCCGTGGAGTTCTACAAGACGGTCACGGCCGCGGGCCTGAGGCCGATCATCGGTTGCGAACTGTACCTGGCCCCGGGCAGCCGGAAGGAAAGGCGCCCGGTCCGGAGCGGCGACCGGCTCGACCGGTCCGCACAGACGACGCACTTCGTCGTGCTCGCCAAGAACGCGACCGGCTACCGGAACCTGATGAAGCTCACCTCCGCCGGGTACCTCGAGGGGTTCTACTACAAGCCCCGGGTGGACATGGAGCTTCTGGAGAAGCACAGCGAAGGGCTGATCGCCACGTCCGCCTGCGCCAAGGGGCCGCTGGCCAACCTGGTGGTGGACGGCCAGATCGACCGGGCGCGGACGAAGTGCGCCGAGCTAAAGGAAATTTTCGGACCAAACTTCTACCTGGAGATCCAGGACCACGGACTGGAGTTCGACAAGCCCATCAACAACGCGATGATCGATTTTTCCAGGGAGTTCGATCTCCCCATCGTCGCGACCAACGACGCCCACTATCTGAAGCGGGGCGACGCCCCCGCCCAGGACGTGCTGGTCTGCATTCAGACCGGGAAGGAACTGAACGACCCCAAGCGGCTCAGGTTCGCCACGGATTCGCTCTACTTCAAGAACGCCGATGAGATGAGCCAGTTGTTCGGCCATGTCTCCGGCGCCCTGGCAAACACGGTCTCCATCGCCGAGTCCATCGAATTCGAGATGGAAATGGGCCAGTTCAAGTTTCCCCACTTCCCGCTGCCGGAAGGTTATGACAGCGCGGACGCCTACCTGCACAAGCTGTCTTTCGACGGGATGGAAAAGCGGTACGACACCGTCACCCCAGAGTTGAAGGCGCGCCTCGAATACGAACTGGGCGTCATCAGCCAGATGGGCTATCCGAGCTACTTCCTCATCGTCGAGGATATCGCCCGGTTCGCCGCGGAGCAGGGCATCCCGCTCATGACGCGGGGATCCGGCCTGGGATGCATGGTGGCGTACGTGCTGGGCATTACGAACATCGACCCCATCGAGTACGGGCTGCTTTTCGAACGCTTTCTGAATCCCGAGCGCGTCAGCATGCCCGACATCGACATCGACCTCGCGGACCGCGAACGCGACAAGGTCATCAACTACGTGGTGGAGAAATACGGCAAGAACAGCGTGGCCCAGATCATCACCTTCGGCACCATGGGGGCCAAGGCGGCGATCCGCGACGTGGGCCGCGTCCTTGGCATGTCTTACGGCGACGTGGACCGCGTGGCCAAGCTGGTGCCCGGCGAACTGAAGATCACCCTCGACCGGGCCATCGATCAGGTCCCGGAGTTGAAGCAGATGGCCGACGGCGGCGGCACGGAAGGCCAGCTGATCCAGTACGCCAGGACCCTGGAAGGCCTGGCCCGCCACGCGTCCGTCCACGCGGCGGGCGTGGTGATCACGCCGGGCGAACTGACCGACTACGTGCCGCTGTACAAGCCGAGCAACAAGGATACGATCGTCACCCAGTATCCAGGCGAGCTCATGGAGGACATCGGCCTGCCCAAGATGGACTTCCTGGGCCTGCAGAACCTGTCCGTCATCCAGGACGCCCTCGCGATCATCAAGGACACGACGGGCGACGAGATCGAGCTGGACGACATTCCCCTGGACGACCCGAAGACCCTCGACCTGTTCCGCCGGGGCGAGACCACGGGGATCTTCCAGTTCCACAGCGGCTGGCTCCACGAATTCCTGCGGCGGCTCCGGCCGGACGGCGTCGACGACCTGATCGCCATGAACGCGCTTTGCCGGCCCGGCCCCCTGAACGGCGGGGTCGTGGACGACTACATCGACCGCAAGCACGGGCGCAAGGAGGTCACCTATCACCACGCCGTGATGGAAACGGCCCTGAAGGAGACGTACGGCCTCATCGTCTACCAGGAACAGGCGATGCAGATCGCCCGCGACATGGCGGGTTACACCCTGGGCCGCGCCGATTTCCTCCGGAAGGCCATGGCCAAGAAGCAGCCTGAAGTCATGGCCGAAGAACGGCGGAACTTTGTCGACGGCGCCGTGGAGAACGGCATCGAGAAAAGCATCGCGGAAGAGGTCTTCGGCCTGATCGAGTACTTCGGCGGCTACGCGTTCAACAAGAGCCATTCGGCGGGCTATGCCGTACTCGCGTTCCAGGAGGCCTATCTGAAGGTGCACTACCCGGTGCCCTTCATGGCTGCGCTGTTGTCGAACACCATGTCCAATACCGAGGAAATCGTCGTACTAATCAACGAATGCCGGAAGATGGGCATCGAGGTGTTGCCGCCCGACGTCAACAGAAGCGACAAGACCTTCGTCGTGGAAGGCCGCTCGATCCGGTTCGGGCTATGCGCCATCAAGAACGTGGGGCAGGCCGCGGTGGAATCCATCGTCGAGGCGCGGAAGGAACATGGAACCTTCGAGGATGTATTCGGGCTCTGCGAGCACATCGACCTGCGGCTGGTCAACAAGCGGGTGCTCGAGTCTCTGATCCAGGCCGGCGCCTGCGACAGCCTCGAGGGGCACCGTGCGCAGCTCATGGAAGTGCTCGATTCGGTCATAGAAGGGGCGCAGACCCGCCAGCAAGACCGGGAGAAGGGACAGACCTCCCTTTTCGACCTCGACGACATGGGAGGCGGCGCCGGGTTGGAAGTGCACAAGCCCGTGCTGCCGATGGTCCCCCGGTGGGCGGCCAGCCAGGAACTGGGACTCGAGAAAGAACTGCTCGGATTTTACGTGACGGGGCACCCTTTAAAGGAATACGAGGAAGACATCCGGGCGTTCACGACGGCGGAGATGCGCCGCCTCGAACTCGCCAACGGCCGGTCGGACGGCGTCGTGGTCGGCGGTATCGTGACCGAGATCAAGCCCATCGTGGACCGGAACGGCAAGACCATGGCCTTCGTCACGCTTGAAGACTTTTCCGGATCCGGCGAAGTGCTCGTCTTTTCGGAACCCTACGCCCTGTACCGCGATCTGGTTTCGATCGACGCGCTGATCCTCGTGAACGGTCACCTTTCGAAAAAAGAAGAGGACAACAAGGTTATCGCCTCCGAGATCATCGCGTTGACGGATGCACGGGACCGGCTGGCGCGGTCCGTCGTGCTATCCATGGAGTACGAACAGGTCGGGGATGAAAACCTCGCGTCGCTCAAGGGCGTGCTGGAGACCCATCCGGGCAAATGCGACGTGGTGCTCGAAGTGTCGACGGCCGATCACGGCGAGATCGGCGTCAGGGCGGGGAATCACCTCCAGGTCAGGCCCACGGACGAGCTGCTCAAGACGCTGCGGGAATCGACCGGTGCGAAACGGGTCCGGCTGGCCGGCGCGCCCGCGCACAGCGGTGAAAGCGGATGGAAGCCGGTGGAGATGAACGGCAGGAAACGGAACGGCCGCGGCCGCTGGAACGGGGACGGACGCGGGAACGGAAACGGGAAATAG
- a CDS encoding phosphoglycerate dehydrogenase: MHHVIVLDKLAREGLERLTGASEVFHDVRTGLEGEALRGALMEFDGAICRSDTKITADVLKGNARLRGIVRAGVGTDNIDRNAATRQGIVVMNTPTGNTLSTAEHTFTLIAALSRNIAPANRSLMEGRWDRGAFTGVQLAGKTLGIIGMGRIGREVAARAKAFAMRVIGFDPFLSPEQAAKLGVEYVDEVRNLLPEVDYLTVHTPLTPETRHLVSHDEIELLKPGARLVNCARGGIYDEEALVRGLESGKLAGVALDVYEEEPCVDSPLFHMPGVLCTPHLGASTEEAQADVAVEAVDLLVNFLVTGEVRHAVNAVTIDSNTYQTLGGYLDVAYRLGILLSQWHSGGPRACRLTYRGKVVDENTRLLTSAFCAGLLEDALDEEVNIVNGEMLLRERGIHLTEQTRSAAGFFSSAISVEIDCADQTYRADGTVFGNNMPRLIRLGEHRMEAYLDGNLLVFHHSDVPGIVGAIGDTFGRYKVNIAQMAVGRLGNEPGGKAVGVLNLDDVPPQESIDEIMGHPAINSARFIRLPAHGALPPWMPG, translated from the coding sequence ATGCATCACGTTATCGTCCTCGACAAACTGGCCCGGGAAGGGCTCGAACGGCTCACCGGGGCAAGTGAAGTATTCCACGACGTGCGTACCGGCCTCGAGGGCGAGGCGCTGCGCGGCGCGCTCATGGAATTCGACGGTGCCATCTGCCGGAGCGACACAAAGATCACGGCGGACGTGCTGAAAGGCAACGCGCGCCTGCGCGGCATCGTGCGGGCGGGCGTGGGCACAGACAACATAGACCGGAACGCCGCGACCCGGCAGGGTATCGTGGTCATGAACACGCCGACCGGCAACACCCTGAGCACGGCGGAGCACACCTTCACCCTCATCGCGGCCCTTTCGCGCAACATCGCGCCGGCGAACCGGAGTCTCATGGAAGGGCGGTGGGACCGCGGCGCGTTCACGGGAGTCCAGCTGGCCGGCAAGACCCTGGGCATCATCGGCATGGGTCGCATCGGCCGGGAGGTCGCCGCGCGGGCGAAGGCCTTCGCCATGCGCGTCATCGGATTCGACCCTTTCCTCTCGCCCGAACAGGCCGCCAAGCTGGGTGTGGAGTACGTCGACGAAGTACGCAACCTGCTGCCCGAGGTGGATTACCTGACTGTGCATACGCCGCTGACTCCAGAGACCCGCCACCTGGTGAGCCACGATGAGATCGAACTGCTCAAACCTGGCGCGCGGCTGGTCAACTGCGCCCGCGGTGGCATCTACGACGAAGAAGCGCTGGTCCGGGGCCTCGAATCCGGGAAGCTGGCCGGCGTGGCGCTGGACGTCTACGAAGAGGAGCCCTGTGTCGACAGCCCGCTGTTTCACATGCCCGGCGTGCTGTGCACCCCCCATCTCGGGGCGAGCACGGAGGAGGCGCAGGCCGACGTCGCGGTGGAAGCCGTGGACCTCCTGGTCAACTTCCTGGTCACCGGAGAAGTCCGCCATGCCGTGAACGCTGTAACCATCGATTCGAATACGTACCAGACGCTGGGCGGTTATCTCGACGTGGCCTACCGGCTGGGCATCCTGCTGTCCCAGTGGCACAGCGGGGGGCCGCGCGCATGCCGGCTGACCTACCGCGGCAAGGTGGTCGACGAGAACACGCGCCTGCTCACCTCCGCCTTCTGCGCGGGCCTGCTCGAGGACGCCCTCGACGAGGAAGTCAATATCGTCAACGGCGAGATGCTGCTCCGGGAACGGGGCATCCACCTGACGGAACAGACCCGCAGCGCGGCCGGGTTCTTCTCCTCGGCCATCAGCGTCGAGATCGACTGCGCCGATCAGACATACCGGGCCGACGGAACGGTTTTTGGAAACAACATGCCGAGGCTGATCCGCCTGGGTGAACACCGCATGGAGGCCTACCTGGACGGCAACCTCCTGGTCTTCCACCACAGCGACGTGCCCGGCATCGTCGGCGCCATCGGCGACACCTTCGGAAGGTACAAGGTGAACATCGCCCAGATGGCTGTGGGCAGGCTGGGGAACGAGCCCGGCGGCAAGGCCGTGGGCGTGCTGAACCTGGACGACGTCCCGCCCCAGGAGTCCATCGACGAGATCATGGGTCACCCGGCCATCAACAGCGCGCGGTTCATCCGGCTGCCCGCCCACGGAGCCCTGCCGCCCTGGATGCCCGGGTGA
- a CDS encoding pyridoxine 5'-phosphate synthase, with protein sequence MAKLSVNVNKVALLRNTRLHGIPSVTGASRTAIEAGAYGITVHPRPDQRHITPGDVDDLAEMLKDYPDIEYNIEGNPFHQVMDIVRKTRPTQATLVPDDPDAFTSDHGWDVKVNAEKLKPVIAELKDLGCRVSLFMDADLDQIDRVPDIGADRIELYTEPYAVAFAAGPEEMQPALSAFASAAERAQELGLGVNAGHDLNLDNLAVFCGTVPNVLEVSIGHALVADALEMGLKLAVGAYLGELEKAEVISTSA encoded by the coding sequence ATGGCTAAACTTAGTGTCAACGTAAACAAGGTGGCCCTGCTGCGGAATACGCGCCTGCACGGCATACCCAGCGTGACGGGCGCGTCCCGGACCGCGATCGAGGCCGGCGCCTACGGCATCACGGTGCACCCGCGGCCCGACCAGCGCCATATCACGCCCGGCGACGTGGACGACCTGGCCGAAATGCTGAAGGACTACCCCGATATCGAATACAACATCGAGGGCAATCCCTTCCACCAGGTCATGGACATCGTCCGGAAGACCCGGCCCACGCAGGCCACGCTGGTTCCCGACGATCCGGACGCCTTCACCTCGGACCACGGATGGGACGTGAAGGTCAATGCCGAGAAACTCAAACCGGTCATCGCGGAACTGAAGGACCTGGGCTGCCGGGTCAGCCTGTTCATGGACGCGGACCTCGACCAGATCGACCGGGTGCCCGATATCGGGGCCGACCGGATCGAGCTGTACACCGAACCCTATGCGGTGGCCTTCGCAGCAGGTCCCGAAGAGATGCAACCCGCACTTTCGGCCTTCGCCAGTGCGGCGGAACGCGCCCAAGAGCTCGGCCTGGGCGTCAATGCCGGTCACGATCTCAACCTGGACAACCTGGCGGTGTTCTGCGGCACCGTACCGAACGTGCTCGAGGTCTCGATCGGCCACGCGCTGGTCGCCGATGCGCTGGAAATGGGGCTGAAGCTCGCCGTGGGCGCATACCTGGGCGAACTCGAAAAGGCGGAAGTGATTTCAACCAGTGCTTGA
- a CDS encoding insulinase family protein, whose protein sequence is MSQDLAAFEQNVTEFTLDNGLTFIVVENHDAPVLSVLTYADVGSSDEVKGITGIAHLFEHMAFKGTTTIGAMDLEAEYAAMEKVDEIFDDLRNERHKGHLADPERLASLEQAFENAKTAARELGRSNAMDEAIDRAGGTGLNASTSRDATRYYYSLPSNKLELFFALESNRFLEPVLREFFIERDVVKEERRMSESSPVGRLVEEMLSAAYKAHPYGEPIVGHMSDIDSMTRAEAMDFFRRYYGAGNLTIIISGDADPAHVKELAHEYFDRLPAGPPVEPVETTEPPQIAERRVTMEDRSQPVILMGYHKVDINHEDDVVFNVLSDILGSGRTSRLYTKLVKDQKIAVNASSFTDFPGSKYPNMIVFFAFPSKDYTAADTEQAIEEEIERIRNEEVTEEELSRAKVRARVNLIRGLESNMGLATQLAYFHVLTGDWRNLFHSIDAINEVTAEDIKRVANQYLVSKNRTVALIVTMDDSGTE, encoded by the coding sequence ATGTCCCAGGACCTGGCCGCCTTCGAGCAGAACGTCACGGAATTTACGCTCGACAACGGACTCACCTTCATCGTGGTGGAGAACCATGACGCCCCGGTCCTAAGCGTCCTTACCTACGCGGACGTCGGCTCCTCGGACGAGGTCAAGGGCATCACCGGCATAGCCCACCTCTTCGAGCACATGGCATTCAAGGGTACCACGACCATCGGCGCCATGGACCTGGAAGCCGAGTATGCGGCCATGGAGAAGGTGGACGAGATTTTCGACGATCTCCGGAACGAACGGCACAAGGGCCACCTGGCCGACCCCGAGCGCCTGGCCAGCCTGGAGCAGGCCTTCGAAAACGCCAAGACGGCGGCCCGGGAACTCGGCCGGTCCAATGCCATGGACGAGGCCATCGATCGCGCCGGCGGAACGGGGTTGAATGCCTCGACCAGCCGGGACGCCACGCGGTACTACTACAGTCTTCCCTCGAACAAGCTTGAGCTATTCTTCGCGCTGGAGTCCAACCGCTTCCTCGAACCGGTGCTCCGGGAGTTCTTCATAGAACGGGACGTGGTCAAGGAAGAACGCCGGATGAGCGAAAGCAGTCCGGTCGGACGCCTGGTGGAGGAGATGCTGAGCGCTGCGTACAAGGCCCATCCCTACGGTGAGCCGATCGTGGGCCACATGTCGGACATTGATTCCATGACCCGCGCGGAGGCGATGGATTTCTTCAGGCGATACTATGGCGCCGGCAACCTGACGATCATCATCTCGGGCGACGCGGACCCCGCGCACGTCAAGGAACTGGCCCACGAGTATTTCGACCGCCTTCCGGCCGGACCTCCGGTCGAACCGGTTGAGACGACCGAACCCCCGCAAATAGCGGAGCGTCGCGTAACCATGGAAGACCGGTCCCAGCCGGTGATCCTGATGGGTTACCATAAGGTCGACATCAACCACGAAGACGACGTGGTGTTCAACGTACTGTCCGATATCCTGGGAAGCGGCCGCACCAGCCGATTGTATACAAAACTCGTCAAGGATCAGAAAATCGCGGTGAACGCCTCCTCCTTCACGGACTTCCCTGGCAGCAAGTACCCCAACATGATCGTGTTCTTCGCCTTTCCGAGTAAGGACTACACCGCGGCGGACACGGAGCAAGCCATCGAGGAGGAAATCGAACGGATCCGTAACGAGGAAGTCACCGAAGAGGAACTGTCCAGGGCGAAAGTGCGGGCCCGGGTCAACCTGATCCGGGGACTCGAGTCCAACATGGGACTTGCGACTCAACTGGCTTATTTTCATGTACTTACCGGAGACTGGCGGAACCTCTTCCACAGTATTGACGCGATCAATGAGGTGACCGCCGAAGATATCAAGCGCGTAGCCAACCAGTACCTGGTTTCCAAGAACCGGACGGTGGCTTTGATCGTTACCATGGATGATAGCGGAACCGAGTGA
- a CDS encoding insulinase family protein yields MRSTRLKVITLGLMLAGLVFSAMPVAAQKDYRALQFPPLNDIATPTPTRVVLDNGIILYLVEDRRLPMINLSARFGVGSVNEPADRIGLAGITGAVMRTGGSTSMSGDEIDETLEGLGATVETQIGLVSGSAFMSALKDNVDTVLPILADILMHPAFPEDKIELEKVTARSTISRRNDDPTDMAFREYRKLIYGAESVYARHAEYATIDAITRDDLVAFHRDWMHPDNTMFGVWGDFDTDEMVKKISDVFGGWEKAGFVRPDLPDVDYTYDSSVNLVRKDDINQSTVVLGHIGGVRDNPDYFALRVMNDILSGGFSGRLFRIVRSEQGLAYAVFGIYSANYNFPGIFYVACMTSSETTAQAIRSLRHEVGRMTTDEITEEELNLAKESFLNSFVFNFDSRREIIDRQMTYEYYGYPQDFLEKTKTGIEKVTVEDVKRVAREYLQPDKMRLIVVGNDQDFDEAMSAFGEVNEIDVTIALPAVEAPVATEDDVAMGRELLVRSAEAMGGLDALAAVQAVRVTAEVTVIQPMGEMAIGVESLVAFPDRMKTTMQTPMGNIDMILTGDQALVVDPMGNTQPLPDQQRDSMREELWRNLVFLYSRMDAEGLTVQHIGQEEIEGRTAEALLITPPDLNPFRLYLDAETMLPVRKAGQSMSQQGPVEAESTMSDYREVEGIKLPFKESMKQNGNPSGESVTQTIEINPELPADAFSAPE; encoded by the coding sequence ATGCGCAGTACCCGTCTGAAAGTCATTACACTTGGCTTGATGCTGGCAGGGCTGGTCTTTTCGGCCATGCCGGTCGCGGCACAGAAGGACTACAGAGCGCTGCAATTCCCGCCGCTCAACGATATCGCCACCCCGACGCCCACCAGGGTGGTCCTGGATAACGGGATTATCCTGTACCTGGTGGAAGACCGCCGGCTGCCGATGATCAACCTGAGCGCCCGCTTCGGCGTGGGCTCCGTCAACGAACCGGCGGACAGGATCGGCCTGGCCGGGATCACCGGCGCGGTCATGCGCACGGGTGGGTCCACGAGCATGTCGGGCGACGAGATCGACGAGACCCTGGAGGGACTGGGTGCGACCGTAGAGACACAGATCGGCCTGGTTTCCGGGTCCGCTTTCATGTCCGCTCTCAAGGACAACGTGGATACCGTGCTGCCCATTCTAGCGGACATTCTCATGCATCCCGCCTTCCCCGAAGACAAGATCGAACTGGAAAAAGTCACCGCGCGATCCACGATCTCCCGTCGGAACGACGACCCGACCGACATGGCCTTCCGGGAATACCGCAAGCTGATCTACGGCGCGGAGAGTGTGTACGCGCGCCACGCCGAATACGCCACGATCGACGCCATTACCCGGGACGACCTCGTGGCCTTTCACCGGGACTGGATGCATCCGGACAACACCATGTTCGGCGTGTGGGGGGATTTCGACACGGACGAGATGGTAAAGAAGATCTCCGATGTATTCGGGGGATGGGAGAAGGCCGGGTTCGTGCGGCCCGATCTGCCCGATGTCGACTATACCTACGACAGTTCGGTGAACCTGGTCCGGAAGGACGATATCAACCAGAGCACGGTCGTCCTCGGCCACATCGGCGGCGTCAGGGACAATCCCGACTACTTCGCCCTGCGGGTCATGAACGATATCCTCAGCGGCGGGTTTTCCGGCCGGCTCTTTCGCATTGTCCGGTCGGAGCAGGGCCTGGCCTACGCCGTCTTCGGCATCTACAGCGCCAACTACAATTTCCCCGGGATTTTCTACGTGGCCTGCATGACCAGTTCGGAAACCACGGCGCAGGCGATCCGGTCTCTCCGGCACGAAGTGGGACGGATGACGACCGATGAAATCACGGAAGAGGAACTGAACCTGGCCAAGGAAAGTTTCCTGAATTCCTTCGTCTTCAATTTCGACAGTCGCCGTGAGATCATCGACCGGCAGATGACCTACGAGTACTACGGTTATCCCCAGGATTTCCTCGAGAAGACCAAGACCGGGATCGAAAAGGTGACCGTGGAAGACGTCAAGCGCGTGGCTCGCGAATACCTGCAGCCGGACAAGATGCGCCTCATCGTGGTCGGGAACGACCAGGATTTCGACGAGGCGATGTCGGCGTTCGGCGAGGTCAACGAGATCGACGTGACCATCGCGCTTCCCGCCGTGGAAGCCCCGGTAGCCACCGAGGACGACGTGGCCATGGGCAGGGAACTGCTGGTACGCTCGGCTGAAGCTATGGGCGGCCTAGATGCCCTGGCAGCGGTTCAGGCGGTCAGGGTAACCGCGGAAGTCACAGTGATCCAGCCCATGGGTGAGATGGCCATCGGCGTGGAAAGCCTGGTCGCGTTTCCGGACAGAATGAAGACGACTATGCAGACGCCGATGGGAAACATCGATATGATATTGACCGGCGACCAGGCCCTGGTAGTTGATCCCATGGGCAATACGCAGCCCCTTCCGGACCAGCAGCGGGATTCGATGCGAGAGGAACTCTGGCGGAACCTGGTCTTTTTGTACAGCCGGATGGACGCGGAGGGGTTGACGGTGCAACATATCGGGCAGGAAGAGATCGAAGGAAGGACGGCGGAGGCGCTTCTGATCACGCCTCCGGATCTGAACCCCTTCAGGCTGTACCTGGACGCGGAGACCATGTTGCCGGTCAGGAAGGCCGGCCAGTCCATGTCCCAACAGGGCCCCGTGGAAGCCGAATCGACCATGAGCGATTACCGCGAAGTCGAAGGAATCAAACTGCCCTTCAAGGAGTCGATGAAACAAAACGGGAATCCCAGCGGCGAGTCCGTGACCCAGACTATCGAGATCAACCCGGAGTTACCGGCCGACGCGTTTTCGGCGCCTGAATAA
- a CDS encoding ornithine carbamoyltransferase, producing the protein MSAAIKHLIDWKYWDDGEIVEILDLARRVKHYRWEYQGRMQGNTLVMIFQKTSTRTRVSFEAGMTEMGGHAINLDWMTTNFTLSKVRFETRYLGRNAAIIMARLKDNRDLLEMEKASTVPVINGCCNLYHPCQALADVLTIAEDRPEGVEGARLTYIGVYNNVVNSLVSIAAPLGVHLTLVCPIREPASVDEESRKKLLDRGLLTETLDAGEAVAEADYVYTDTWLDMELFNDPDYAAEKEKRSGIMMPYQITASLLAGSRAKIMHDMPIHPGYEIAEDMIEHEQSIIYDQAENRLDAQKAIMLRLLNRL; encoded by the coding sequence ATGTCCGCAGCTATCAAGCACCTGATCGACTGGAAGTACTGGGACGACGGCGAGATCGTGGAGATCCTGGACCTGGCCCGGCGTGTCAAGCACTACCGCTGGGAGTACCAGGGCAGGATGCAGGGCAACACGCTGGTCATGATCTTCCAGAAGACTTCCACGCGCACCCGGGTGTCCTTCGAGGCGGGCATGACCGAAATGGGCGGTCACGCCATCAACCTGGACTGGATGACGACGAACTTCACCCTGAGCAAGGTCCGCTTCGAGACGCGGTACCTGGGACGCAACGCGGCGATCATCATGGCGCGGCTGAAGGACAACCGGGACCTGCTGGAGATGGAGAAGGCCTCCACGGTGCCGGTCATCAACGGGTGCTGCAACCTCTACCACCCCTGCCAGGCCCTGGCGGACGTGCTGACCATCGCGGAAGACCGTCCGGAGGGCGTGGAAGGCGCGCGGCTGACCTATATCGGCGTGTACAACAACGTGGTCAATTCGCTGGTTTCCATCGCCGCGCCGCTGGGCGTGCACCTAACGCTGGTCTGTCCGATCAGGGAGCCGGCAAGTGTCGACGAGGAAAGCCGGAAGAAGTTGCTGGACAGGGGGCTGCTCACGGAGACGCTGGATGCTGGGGAGGCGGTCGCGGAGGCCGACTACGTCTACACGGATACCTGGCTCGACATGGAACTCTTCAACGATCCCGACTACGCGGCCGAGAAGGAAAAGCGTAGCGGGATCATGATGCCCTACCAGATCACCGCGTCCCTGCTCGCCGGCAGCCGTGCGAAGATCATGCACGACATGCCCATCCATCCCGGCTACGAGATCGCCGAGGACATGATCGAGCACGAGCAGTCGATTATCTACGACCAGGCCGAGAACCGCCTGGACGCCCAGAAGGCCATCATGCTGCGGCTGCTGAACCGGTTGTAG